A window of Deltaproteobacteria bacterium genomic DNA:
AAGTCCAACTGTAGCGCCTGCCGCAACGACGACACTTGAAACGCCCGTCGGAAAGTTGCCAGGCACGGCTATAAAAACACTCGGTGCAACGTCTCACGACCAAACCATTTTACATGATTTGGTCCGATTTGGTTAGCCATTACCAAAGTTTTTGGAGGGAGTCTGAGGGAACCGTGGGTCTGTGACCCTTTTACGAAAAGGTTCCCTCAGTGCAATAAATCAGAGTTTCCTTAAAAGTCTTTGAGGGGGGAGGGGAGTCTTTCCCCGAAAGCTCGCCGGAAGGAGGTTTTTCGATCTTGAGCGGATTCCACGGCACCACCATCATAGCCGTAAGGCGCGGCGGCCGGGTGGCCATGGCGGGAGACGGCCAGGTCACCATGGGCAACACGGTGGTCAAGCACGGCGCGGTGAAGGTGCGGCGCATGCGCGAGGGCAAGGTGCTCGCCGGCTTCGCCGGCTCCACGGCCGACGCCATGACGCTCTTCGACAAGTTCGAGGCCAAGCTCGACGAGTACCGCGGCAACATCACCCGCGCCGTCGTGGAGCTGGCCAAGGACTGGCGGACAGACAAGATACTGCGGCGGCTCGAGGCCCTGCTCATAGTCGTGGACAGCGGGCACAGCTTCATCATATCGGGGAGCGGCGACGTCATAGAG
This region includes:
- the hslV gene encoding ATP-dependent protease subunit HslV, translated to MSGFHGTTIIAVRRGGRVAMAGDGQVTMGNTVVKHGAVKVRRMREGKVLAGFAGSTADAMTLFDKFEAKLDEYRGNITRAVVELAKDWRTDKILRRLEALLIVVDSGHSFIISGSGDVIEPEEGIAAIGSGGPFAAAAARMLVRHTEMDARSIAVEAIRAAAETCVYTNDRITVEEL